Genomic DNA from Candidatus Nitrosopumilus koreensis AR1:
ATGATTGGAACCCTTGCTGGAGGCGGATCTAGTGAAAGGCCATTTATGAGTGCAGGAGGTAAATGGAGAAACTTCAAAGCTAAAGGAAAGAAATATCCAATAGTCAGAGGTGTTGCTCAAGCAGCTTATGTTCACCCACACGGTGGTGGTCGTCATCAACATGTTGGGCAAAGTTCCACTGTTTCTAGAGATGCTCCTCCTGGAGCAAAAGTTGGAAGTATTGCTGCAAGAAAGACTGGTAGAGCTAGAATTAAAGAAAGAAAGTAATTTTCTATTTGACCCAAAATTGATTAATAGCTCCAAACAATCTTTGTTAAATGTCAAATCAACGAATTAGACTTTTTGTAACAGGTAGAGTTCAAGGTGTTTTTTTTCGTCAGACGTTGAAAACAAGAGCAATACAAAATGATGTTTTTGGATGGGTAAAAAATCTCAAAGACGGTCGTGTTGAGGCTGTTTTAGAAGGAGATGAAGAAAATGTCAGCCGTCTAGTTGAGTGGGCTCATGGTGGCCCTGCAAATGCGATAGTTGAAGATGTAGAAATCCGTAATGAAAAATTTACTGGCGAATTTTCAAAGTTTGATGTTTTGTATTAATGAATTTGTTCGTATGCTTCTTTAATCAAATCGCCAAATTCAGAAATTTGTTGGTCTTTATTGATTTGAATAATTCCTACAGGTTCTTTTCTATTCTTCTGAATTTTTATGATCACACCTTCTTTTTGAGGCTCTATGTCTGTAAACCATCGAAATGTCATTGATTTGCAAAAAACAACTCTGTGCATTCTGACATCTTCAACCACATTTTCTCCTAAACCAAAACAAAATTCTCTAATTGAATCAAAAAGCGGTAATACTTGAGTGGGAATTTGTTTTCTAAACTCTTCATAACTTCTTTTGTTTCCAAATGAAATCATTCCTTCCATGAATTTGTAAATCTGAATTTAGAACAGGGCACGGCTGGCACCCCGATCCTACCTACTACCAATTTTTCTAAAACAAAGTATGCTATATTTGCATTAGGTTTGATTCTCTTTTAGTTTCAATACCATGTTGCAAACTGAGCATACATTTCCTGTACAATCATTGCCGCATTTCTTACAAATCATTTTTTCTTTATAGTTTGTTTCTTTTACGATGTTTGATACTCTGAGAACTGATTGATACAAATTATTTTTAATTCCACTATGTTGTTTTTCTAATGAATTTAGAAATTCACGAATTTCTGTTCTTATTCCCTCATTCATGTGAGGACAAGGTTCTGATTGAAATGGAATGTTATTTGTAAATGCATAAAATACTATTTCTGATTCGTATATCTCACAAAATGGTTTGATTTTTCTTAAAGAGTTTGAAGATGTATCAGGATCCATCCATCCAATCTTGTTAGTATCTCCTGAAAGCATGTTTATGACAAATGTTTGTAATGTATCGTCTAGATTATGTCCTGTTGCAATGACATCTGCGCCGATATCTTTTGCAGCATGATCAATTGCTCTTCTTCTAAGAGTACCGCAAATTGAACATGATGATGTTTTCTCATTCTCTCTCAAGTCTAACGCTTCATCGAGTGTAATCTCAAACAGATCCTTGTAAGAGTAAACTTTGTGTTCTACACCTAATTTTCCACAAAACTTTTCAACAATTTCCAGTGCTTCATTTCTATATCCTGGAATCCCTTCATCAATAGTAATTGCTTTAATTCTAAAATTATGAGTCGATGACATTTCATGAATAATCTTCAAGAGTGCCAATGAGTCTTTGCCTCCGGATACTGCAACTGCAACTAATTCATTATTCTGAATCATTTTGTGCTTGGAAATGGTTTTTGCAGTTTTTCTTACAATTGAATTTGAGAAACATTCAGAACATAGTTTTTGTCCTGAATACTTTCTAGTATAAACTGCTAAATTTTCACAGCCATCACATTTCATGAACTTGAATAATTTTTTTCATTAATGATTCTTTAGGTATTTTCTATATTGTGAACCAACCAGATTTTAGATATGATAGGGCAATATTTAGGCCAAATAAAGCAAAAGTGAATGCATAGATTCCCCACATTACGCCATTTACCGATTTTTCTGAAATTCTTTTATCAATTATTGTATGGATGAATTTTCCACCATCTAAAATTGGTAATGGAAGCATGTTGATTATTCCGATGAAAAATGATATCATCCAAAGCCATAAGAGAAACATTGAAACATTTGGATCATTCCATTCAATGAAATTCATTACCGGTTTGTATGCAAATGAATTATCTCTCATAATACCGATCAATCCTCTTTCTGGATCATCTGGTGCTGCCATTACTTCAAGATTAAATTCTAAAGGCTGTCCGTCTCTAAGCACGGAAACACTTGCCATATCTCCTGGATTCAAACTGGGGAAATCAACCGGACTTAAAATCGGTTTGTCATTGATTGATGTTATAATGTCGTTTGCAAGCAATCCTGCTTGTTCAGCTCCTGAGTTTTCAATGATTGAAAGAATTAGAACACCTTCTGGTAATTCATAAAATGAACTCAAAAGTGGTTCAGGTAAAACCATTGCAAAAAATGGGTTTGTAAGTAAAATTGCTCCTAAAACGAATGCAAAAATTACATTTGATGTGGCTCCTGCTCCAATTACTCTAAGCTTTGAAATTTTTTTTGCTTTGTTGAATTCTTCTTCATCAGGTTCTACAAACCCTGCAAACATTGCGATGAATATTGCAAAACCTCCTGTTTTGATCTTGATTTTTTCTAATGCTGCAACAATTCCATGTGCACCTTCGTGAATTACTAGTACAACTGGAATTGATAATAGAAAATATGTGATTGATGCAGCTGAGGTCAATGTTACACCTGGAATCAGAACCGTCAATTCTGAGAATTCTGTTTGTGCAACAAAAAAGTTTGCAACATTATTTAACAAAAACCAAAATGCAAAACCCATCATGAGAAAACCTGAAATTACACTTACATCTGCAAAAACTCTAATTCCTCTTCTTGTCCGACTAAGAAGTTTCAAAAGTATTGAGTTGACTTGTTTATTTTTGTAAGTTAGACTGTATGCCTTTATTTCAAAACCGTGTTTTTCTAATTTTAGCCCCTTTGCAACAATGACAATAACAACCCATGCCATTAACACATAGATAATCGAATTTTGGGTAATAAAATCAAGTTCCAAACTAATTGTAATTTTTTTAAGGTACGGACATTTATCGGTTACTATGAAACCGGCAGTGATCATCTCAACATATCCTGATAAAAAATCAATCACAAAACTTGCAAAAGTGTTTGTAAAAAATAAGACAGTCGCATGTGTCAATATTTCTAAAATATCTTCAATCTACTCTTGGAACAAAAAAATTGAAAATACCTCTGAATACATTGCTATTTTTAAAACTACGTCAAAGAATAAGAAATTACTTGAAGAAAAAATCAAGGAAACCCATCCATATGATGTTCCTGAAATTGCTGAAATTGATCTAGCTTCAATAAACAAACCATACCTTGATTGGCTGATAGACTCTACAAATTAAGATTCTACTGAATATCGTAACAAGGAAACAATTCCTCCCAAACCTGTTACTCTTAGACCGATGTCTGTAGACGAGTCGACACTATACATCTTCACTCCCTTTTTCTCGACATCATTTAGAAAATCTATCATTTTTTGTTCATCATCTTGAATTGCTTTATCTGAAAAAACAAGAGACTCAACTGCTCCCATTTGGTTTGCATTAAACGTCTCATCAAAACCCATAGTGAATTTTTTACTTTTTTATTTGCAAGAAGCATAACTTCATCGATAATTGATGATACTTTTGCCAGTTTACTATCTGACATTATATCTTTCATTGTGTTGGATTTTGTAAATGTGTAAATTCCATCTTCTCCTCCGGAATCTATTCCTTCAACCACCTGTACTTTGATTTTTTGAAAATTTGGAGATTTTTGAATAAAATTTGCAAATCTTTTCTTTGTTTCACCAGGACCAAAAATTACTATCTCATCTCCATCTTTTAGAATAGTTGAAACTGCTTGTTGTACTTGTTCAAAGAATTTTTCGATGTTAAAATTAGTTTTGTATCTCTTTCCTCCAGAACCTGAATAGATATTTGGCATAAATTCTAAATGTGTTCCTCTTAATCTTGCAATTCCACTATCTCCTGTGTCTATTGCTACTAGCACAAAACCAACTTGGTTGTTACTTGATTCTAAAAGATTTTTTTCAAATGGTAACCATTTTTTCTTTGAGA
This window encodes:
- a CDS encoding acylphosphatase, translated to MSNQRIRLFVTGRVQGVFFRQTLKTRAIQNDVFGWVKNLKDGRVEAVLEGDEENVSRLVEWAHGGPANAIVEDVEIRNEKFTGEFSKFDVLY
- a CDS encoding DUF5655 domain-containing protein, whose protein sequence is MEGMISFGNKRSYEEFRKQIPTQVLPLFDSIREFCFGLGENVVEDVRMHRVVFCKSMTFRWFTDIEPQKEGVIIKIQKNRKEPVGIIQINKDQQISEFGDLIKEAYEQIH
- a CDS encoding TIGR00269 family protein; translated protein: MKCDGCENLAVYTRKYSGQKLCSECFSNSIVRKTAKTISKHKMIQNNELVAVAVSGGKDSLALLKIIHEMSSTHNFRIKAITIDEGIPGYRNEALEIVEKFCGKLGVEHKVYSYKDLFEITLDEALDLRENEKTSSCSICGTLRRRAIDHAAKDIGADVIATGHNLDDTLQTFVINMLSGDTNKIGWMDPDTSSNSLRKIKPFCEIYESEIVFYAFTNNIPFQSEPCPHMNEGIRTEIREFLNSLEKQHSGIKNNLYQSVLRVSNIVKETNYKEKMICKKCGNDCTGNVCSVCNMVLKLKENQT
- a CDS encoding site-2 protease family protein; this encodes MAWVVIVIVAKGLKLEKHGFEIKAYSLTYKNKQVNSILLKLLSRTRRGIRVFADVSVISGFLMMGFAFWFLLNNVANFFVAQTEFSELTVLIPGVTLTSAASITYFLLSIPVVLVIHEGAHGIVAALEKIKIKTGGFAIFIAMFAGFVEPDEEEFNKAKKISKLRVIGAGATSNVIFAFVLGAILLTNPFFAMVLPEPLLSSFYELPEGVLILSIIENSGAEQAGLLANDIITSINDKPILSPVDFPSLNPGDMASVSVLRDGQPLEFNLEVMAAPDDPERGLIGIMRDNSFAYKPVMNFIEWNDPNVSMFLLWLWMISFFIGIINMLPLPILDGGKFIHTIIDKRISEKSVNGVMWGIYAFTFALFGLNIALSYLKSGWFTI
- the cutA gene encoding divalent-cation tolerance protein CutA, translated to MKPAVIISTYPDKKSITKLAKVFVKNKTVACVNISKISSIYSWNKKIENTSEYIAIFKTTSKNKKLLEEKIKETHPYDVPEIAEIDLASINKPYLDWLIDSTN
- a CDS encoding pelota family protein yields the protein MITKKIDDNLISVIPEDSDDLLNLRRIIKENDKVIGDTTRVLKQDKDYSRPDKGERIKVRIALTVEKISLDDVLDRLRIGGTISESSNESVPHGTHHSFILKINDGITISKKKWLPFEKNLLESSNNQVGFVLVAIDTGDSGIARLRGTHLEFMPNIYSGSGGKRYKTNFNIEKFFEQVQQAVSTILKDGDEIVIFGPGETKKRFANFIQKSPNFQKIKVQVVEGIDSGGEDGIYTFTKSNTMKDIMSDSKLAKVSSIIDEVMLLANKKVKNSLWVLMRRLMQTKWEQLSLLFFQIKQFKMMNKK